In the Malus domestica chromosome 16, GDT2T_hap1 genome, one interval contains:
- the LOC114823104 gene encoding uncharacterized protein, with product MAAVSNSLALTGSSLIPPQQYLGSVAPTNFSLTSKRIGKIQPPNSKRSISVQAAYSDGGRSNSSGIFVSGFVLGGLIVGTLGAVYAPQISKALAGADRKDLMRKLPKFIYDEDKALEKTRKILAEKIAQLNSAIDDVSGQLRSEDDPDEVSVNSEFEAVV from the exons ATGGCTGCTGTTTCCAATTCGCTGGCTCTTACAG GATCTTCTCTGATACCACCACAACAGTATCTTGGGAGTGTGGCACCGACAAACTTTTCACTCACTTCAAAACGTATTGGGAAAATTCAACCTCCCAACTCCAAGAGGTCTATCTCAGTTCAGGCTGCATATAG TGATGGTGGTAGGTCAAACAGTTCGGGTATCTTTGTTAGTGGCTTTGTTTTGGGAGGACTTATAGTTGGCACATTGGGCGCTGTCTATGCACCTCAG ATCAGTAAAGCACTGGCTGGAGCTGACCGAAAGGATCTGATGAGAAAATTGCCCAAGTTCATATATGATGAAGACAAAGCTTTGGAG AAAACACGAAAAATACTGGCTGAGAAGATAGCGCAGCTGAACTCTGCGATTGATGATGTTTCTGGTCAACTCCGCTCAGAGGACGACCCAGATGAAGTATCTGTGAACTCAGAATTTGAGGCTGTCGTATGA